From a single Terriglobia bacterium genomic region:
- a CDS encoding uridine kinase produces the protein MDDKNAILPGLGKQLILNSLTDASVQRATEETPDFAILPWVNVVKIGGQSIMDRGRAAVYPLVKEIVDNLDRHKMILGTGAGTRARHIYSLAIDLGLPTGVLTVLGTAVAWQNAQMLHYLLAQYGIPFVEPEGFSTLPHYLMERGAVVCQGMPPYKLWEPNPETGRIPPQRTDTGCFLVAEVFGARKMIYVKDEDGLYSADPKKHPSSEYIPRISVEELLARDLEDLIVERAVLEFMVRARNIHEIQFINGLKPGQLTAALNGEPVGTIIYKDRGTK, from the coding sequence ATGGACGATAAGAACGCGATTCTTCCCGGACTGGGAAAGCAGCTCATCCTCAATTCCTTGACAGACGCATCAGTGCAACGAGCCACCGAAGAAACCCCCGATTTCGCAATCTTGCCATGGGTCAATGTGGTCAAAATAGGTGGTCAGAGCATCATGGATCGCGGACGCGCCGCGGTTTATCCGCTCGTGAAGGAAATTGTAGACAATCTTGACCGGCACAAAATGATTCTTGGAACGGGGGCCGGAACGCGAGCGCGCCATATTTACAGCCTGGCCATCGATCTGGGGCTTCCAACCGGAGTGCTAACCGTGTTGGGCACCGCGGTTGCGTGGCAGAACGCTCAAATGCTCCATTATCTCCTGGCCCAATATGGCATTCCTTTCGTTGAGCCTGAAGGCTTCAGCACCCTGCCTCACTACTTGATGGAACGAGGTGCGGTTGTTTGCCAGGGAATGCCGCCTTACAAATTGTGGGAGCCAAATCCCGAGACTGGCCGAATACCGCCGCAGCGCACTGATACTGGTTGCTTTCTGGTTGCTGAGGTCTTTGGCGCTCGAAAGATGATTTATGTGAAAGACGAAGATGGCCTTTATTCAGCGGACCCTAAGAAACATCCCTCTTCTGAATACATCCCTCGCATTAGCGTTGAAGAACTGCTGGCGCGAGACCTGGAAGACTTGATTGTGGAACGGGCCGTGTTGGAGTTCATGGTCCGAGCACGGAATATTCACGAAATCCAATTCATTAATGGCCTGAAGCCAGGTCAACTCACTGCGGCACTCAATGGCGAACCTGTAGGAACCATTATTTACAAAGACAGAGGTACAAAGTGA